A genome region from Sphaerisporangium krabiense includes the following:
- a CDS encoding PadR family transcriptional regulator: MTVAVVTLLRVFLEDPGEERYGYDLMKETGFPSGKIYPLLARLRGAGWLVVVEEDIDPAVAGRPARRGYRLTDEGIQVARLELAKLSERLRPSSSLGALRPEQGLR; encoded by the coding sequence ATGACAGTGGCCGTGGTGACGTTGCTCAGGGTGTTTCTCGAGGACCCGGGTGAGGAGCGTTACGGCTATGACCTCATGAAAGAGACCGGGTTTCCGAGTGGGAAGATCTATCCGCTGCTGGCCAGGTTGCGCGGGGCCGGGTGGCTGGTGGTGGTCGAAGAGGACATCGATCCGGCCGTGGCGGGGCGGCCGGCGCGGCGCGGGTATCGGCTGACCGACGAGGGGATCCAGGTCGCGCGGCTGGAGCTCGCGAAGCTCAGCGAGCGGCTGCGGCCGTCCTCGTCCCTCGGTGCCCTGCGACCGGAGCAGGGGCTGCGGTGA
- a CDS encoding sugar phosphate isomerase/epimerase family protein, whose protein sequence is MKLGLLTACLGAQSLEEVAAWASQAGYEALEIATWPKGTGHVHQAAHLDVAHFSAADAERVRELLDRYSLTVPALTYCDNNLHPDDRRREAIHRHLRSVVDAAAALRVPYVCTFVGRDVTLPVADNLKLAERHLRPLAEYAAGRGVGLLAENCPMEGWHPDGYPGNLAYSPELWDWMSGLGFRLTYDPSHLPWLGIDPIDALRYALRRGMVAHVQAKDVEIDERARTRHGVFGKTAERSSPTDVGWWRYRVPGRGVIDWNRVIDTLYDHGYDGTVAVEHEDPVWGGPLPRIHQGLRIAAATLRPFITPETGDASSP, encoded by the coding sequence ATGAAGCTCGGCCTGCTCACCGCGTGCCTGGGCGCGCAGTCACTGGAAGAGGTGGCCGCGTGGGCCTCCCAGGCCGGCTACGAGGCCCTGGAGATCGCGACCTGGCCGAAGGGCACCGGGCACGTCCACCAGGCCGCCCACCTCGACGTGGCGCACTTCTCCGCGGCCGACGCCGAGCGGGTCCGCGAGCTGCTGGACCGGTACTCGCTCACCGTCCCCGCGCTGACGTACTGCGACAACAACCTGCACCCCGACGACCGGCGGCGCGAGGCGATCCACCGGCACCTGCGGTCGGTCGTCGACGCCGCGGCGGCGCTGCGGGTGCCGTACGTGTGCACGTTCGTCGGCAGGGACGTCACCCTGCCGGTGGCCGACAACCTCAAGCTCGCCGAACGGCACCTGCGCCCGCTCGCGGAGTACGCGGCCGGACGCGGCGTGGGCCTGCTCGCCGAGAACTGCCCGATGGAGGGCTGGCACCCCGACGGCTACCCCGGCAACCTCGCCTACTCGCCCGAGCTGTGGGACTGGATGTCCGGCCTCGGCTTCCGCCTCACCTACGACCCCTCCCACCTGCCCTGGCTCGGCATCGACCCGATCGACGCCCTGCGGTACGCCCTGCGGCGCGGCATGGTCGCCCACGTCCAGGCCAAGGACGTCGAGATCGACGAGCGCGCCCGCACCCGCCACGGCGTCTTCGGCAAGACCGCGGAACGCTCCTCGCCGACCGACGTCGGCTGGTGGCGCTACCGCGTCCCCGGCCGCGGCGTCATCGACTGGAACCGCGTCATCGACACCCTCTACGACCACGGCTACGACGGCACCGTCGCCGTCGAGCACGAAGACCCCGTCTGGGGCGGCCCCCTGCCCCGAATCCACCAGGGCCTGCGGATCGCCGCCGCCACCCTGCGCCCGTTCATCACCCCCGAGACCGGCGACGCCTCCTCGCCGTGA
- a CDS encoding NAD(P)/FAD-dependent oxidoreductase, giving the protein MVEHVVVIGAGVYGAAVAAALTRRGARVTVVDAGALAGGTSGATFSWVNSCGKRPRSYHDLNVAGMAAHRRLAADVPHGDWYHEGGNLEWAADDAGRAELRGKVAGVLDYGYDARWLSRAEALRLEPDMDPAGLPDDEIAYFPREGWIDPVRLIGHLLSSAVAGGAESVAHDGVTGLEVTAGMVRAVGLASGRRLLADAVVNCAGPQAAAIAELAGLVLPMRNTRGVLVSTSPAAVSPSRVIHSPHVHLRPDGGGRVLLHTHEIDGAARVSGTGEISVDPSAVGKVVEAGRALYPGLRAATVEGVRVGERPIPGDGLPVLGRVVALPNFHFAVSHSGATLSVHAGDLVAGEVLGEDHDEALAAFRFERPALAAR; this is encoded by the coding sequence ATGGTCGAGCACGTGGTCGTGATCGGTGCCGGCGTCTACGGCGCGGCGGTGGCCGCCGCGCTGACGCGGCGGGGTGCCCGGGTCACCGTCGTGGACGCCGGTGCGCTGGCGGGCGGAACCTCCGGGGCGACGTTCTCATGGGTCAACTCCTGCGGTAAGCGGCCGCGGTCGTACCACGATCTCAACGTCGCGGGCATGGCGGCCCACCGGAGGCTGGCGGCCGACGTGCCGCACGGCGACTGGTACCACGAGGGCGGCAACCTCGAATGGGCCGCCGACGACGCCGGGCGCGCGGAACTGCGCGGCAAGGTCGCCGGCGTCCTCGACTACGGATACGACGCGCGGTGGCTGAGCCGGGCCGAGGCGCTGCGCCTGGAACCGGACATGGATCCGGCCGGGCTCCCGGACGACGAGATCGCCTACTTCCCCCGCGAAGGCTGGATCGATCCGGTTCGGCTGATCGGCCACCTACTGTCCAGCGCGGTGGCCGGGGGTGCGGAATCGGTGGCGCACGACGGCGTCACCGGGCTGGAGGTGACCGCGGGCATGGTGCGCGCCGTGGGGCTCGCCTCCGGACGACGGCTCCTCGCGGACGCGGTCGTGAACTGCGCGGGACCACAGGCCGCCGCGATCGCCGAGCTCGCCGGGCTCGTGCTGCCCATGCGCAACACCCGCGGCGTGCTCGTCTCCACCTCACCGGCCGCGGTCTCGCCGTCGCGCGTGATCCATTCCCCGCACGTCCACCTACGCCCGGACGGCGGCGGGCGCGTCCTGCTGCACACCCATGAGATCGACGGCGCGGCGCGCGTGTCCGGCACCGGGGAGATCAGCGTCGATCCGTCGGCCGTCGGCAAGGTCGTCGAGGCCGGTCGTGCGCTGTACCCGGGACTCCGCGCGGCGACCGTGGAGGGAGTCCGGGTCGGTGAACGGCCCATCCCCGGCGATGGCCTGCCGGTGCTCGGCCGGGTCGTCGCGCTGCCCAACTTCCACTTCGCGGTCTCGCACAGCGGCGCGACGCTGAGCGTGCACGCCGGTGACCTGGTCGCAGGCGAAGTGCTCGGCGAGGACCACGACGAGGCGCTGGCGGCGTTCCGGTTCGAGCGGCCCGCGCTGGCGGCCCGGTGA
- a CDS encoding amidohydrolase family protein, producing the protein MRTIVLHDGDLVDGTGTDPRHAVDIVVAGDTVREIVPSRPADAYGTVDEIVDVAGMLVIPGLVNNHTHGTAYGPLFPSGHEALPHERVLANLDRHLLEGTTTVLCVDGFVTAEALARTDEAHPVNVRLASCNTPACLAAATTADGGGLTAANRAFTARDAVRAGAVALGEIGAGHTLGGGGASYMYIPDEVERRTGVRITPRQANGLKTAVLGRHISASAFDRDAVEEALAGAGLTGSLSAEDVREIVSGIVLPAFDIALRGLAEAAGQAREAGVPVLVHNAAASMTQVAAIARTDVTLIAGHSNHSSFELREAVEHAGRLKEMGAIVDVSTLDTFGARRLTTGPELLYAMFSAGVVDTISTDYAGGHHDPILLAIDRSVRAGVVSLPAAVAMATANVADAVPGVAPRRGRVAPGMIADLVVTDPARLHHVATVMVGGEIVVRAGRRVKA; encoded by the coding sequence GTGCGGACGATCGTCCTGCATGACGGTGACCTGGTCGACGGCACCGGCACGGACCCGCGGCACGCGGTCGACATCGTCGTCGCGGGGGACACCGTCCGCGAGATCGTTCCCTCGCGACCGGCCGACGCCTACGGCACGGTGGACGAGATCGTCGACGTGGCCGGGATGCTGGTGATCCCCGGACTGGTCAACAACCACACGCACGGCACCGCGTACGGGCCGCTGTTCCCCAGCGGCCACGAGGCCCTGCCGCACGAGCGGGTGCTCGCCAACCTCGACCGGCACCTGCTGGAGGGGACGACCACGGTGCTCTGCGTGGACGGCTTCGTCACCGCCGAGGCGCTCGCGCGCACCGACGAGGCGCACCCGGTCAACGTCAGGCTCGCCTCGTGCAACACCCCGGCCTGCCTGGCGGCGGCGACCACCGCCGACGGCGGCGGTCTCACCGCGGCGAACCGCGCGTTCACCGCGCGGGACGCGGTGCGCGCCGGGGCGGTCGCGCTCGGCGAGATCGGAGCGGGGCACACCCTCGGCGGGGGCGGGGCGAGTTACATGTACATCCCTGACGAGGTCGAGAGACGTACCGGCGTCCGGATCACGCCTCGGCAGGCGAACGGGCTGAAGACCGCGGTGCTGGGGCGGCACATCTCGGCGAGCGCCTTCGACCGGGACGCCGTGGAGGAGGCGCTGGCGGGCGCGGGCCTGACCGGCTCGCTCTCGGCCGAGGACGTCCGCGAGATCGTCTCCGGCATCGTGCTGCCGGCCTTCGACATCGCCCTGCGCGGGCTCGCCGAGGCGGCCGGGCAGGCCCGCGAGGCGGGCGTCCCGGTGCTGGTGCACAACGCGGCGGCGTCGATGACCCAGGTCGCCGCGATCGCGCGGACGGACGTGACCCTGATCGCCGGGCACTCCAACCACTCCAGCTTCGAGCTCCGCGAGGCCGTCGAGCACGCCGGACGGCTGAAGGAGATGGGCGCGATCGTGGACGTGTCCACTCTGGACACCTTCGGGGCGCGACGGCTGACGACGGGGCCAGAATTGCTCTATGCGATGTTCTCCGCGGGAGTGGTGGACACGATCTCCACCGACTACGCGGGCGGTCATCACGACCCGATCCTGCTGGCGATCGACCGATCCGTCAGGGCCGGAGTGGTGAGCCTGCCGGCCGCGGTGGCGATGGCGACCGCCAACGTCGCGGACGCCGTTCCCGGCGTGGCGCCGCGGCGTGGCCGTGTCGCGCCGGGCATGATCGCCGACCTCGTGGTGACGGACCCCGCGCGACTCCACCACGTGGCGACCGTCATGGTGGGCGGCGAGATCGTCGTGCGAGCCGGGCGGCGCGTCAAGGCGTGA
- a CDS encoding LacI family DNA-binding transcriptional regulator has translation MVKRATIGDVAADAGVSTATVSRVLNGGAVTEATASRVWEAVARLEYTPNALTKGVFAGRSSTIGVVIRDLSSPFYLDLIRGADEVAAANDSLVMLANTFRRVDREVAQVRTMDEQRVRGLIVTTGEATDGRTRRMAGNGTPCVIVARSVRDAPPGLHSITLDDAEAGRLMAAHLAECGRSSIGVVSSGRRPSQIRRTAGLRRALADLGSPLPEDAVTVAESEEEVSGAVGALLARGHDRGAPLDAIVCTTGRLTVAVHSALTTRGIAIPGDIAFVTMDDFPWAAALGITVVAQPSYQMGLKAAELIVDRPGGPVALVFAPTLVARASCGERRTA, from the coding sequence ATGGTGAAGCGAGCGACCATCGGCGACGTCGCCGCGGACGCCGGCGTGTCCACGGCCACGGTCTCCCGCGTCCTCAACGGCGGCGCCGTCACCGAGGCGACCGCCAGCCGGGTGTGGGAGGCGGTGGCTCGCCTGGAGTACACCCCCAACGCGCTCACCAAGGGCGTCTTCGCCGGGCGCTCCAGCACGATCGGAGTCGTCATACGCGACCTGAGCAGCCCGTTCTACCTCGACCTGATCCGCGGTGCCGACGAGGTGGCGGCCGCCAACGACAGCCTGGTCATGCTCGCCAACACGTTCCGCCGCGTCGACCGCGAGGTCGCCCAGGTGCGGACCATGGACGAGCAGAGGGTGCGCGGGCTGATCGTGACCACCGGTGAGGCGACCGACGGCCGGACACGCCGGATGGCCGGGAACGGCACCCCGTGCGTGATCGTCGCGCGGTCCGTGCGGGACGCGCCGCCCGGCCTGCACTCGATCACCTTGGACGATGCCGAGGCCGGGCGGCTGATGGCCGCCCATCTGGCCGAGTGCGGGCGGTCCTCCATCGGCGTCGTCTCCTCGGGACGCCGCCCCTCCCAGATCAGGCGCACGGCGGGACTGCGGCGGGCTCTGGCGGACCTGGGGTCGCCCTTGCCCGAGGACGCGGTGACGGTCGCGGAGAGCGAAGAGGAGGTGAGCGGCGCCGTCGGCGCGCTGCTCGCCCGGGGCCATGATCGCGGCGCGCCTTTGGACGCGATCGTCTGCACCACCGGCCGGCTGACCGTCGCGGTCCACTCGGCCCTCACCACGCGCGGCATCGCGATCCCCGGCGACATCGCGTTCGTGACGATGGACGACTTCCCGTGGGCCGCCGCGCTCGGGATCACCGTGGTCGCCCAGCCTTCCTACCAGATGGGCCTGAAGGCGGCCGAACTCATCGTGGACCGCCCCGGCGGGCCGGTCGCGCTCGTCTTCGCGCCGACGTTGGTCGCCCGTGCCTCGTGCGGCGAGCGCCGGACGGCGTGA
- a CDS encoding TIGR03564 family F420-dependent LLM class oxidoreductase produces the protein MKFGVHVGEEGLSLDGLIGQVRTAAEAGLDSVYANQLTSWDAVTLAALAAREVPGIDVGTAVTQTYPRHPLALAGQALTAQAAGRGRFVLGVGPSHQPIIEGWFGYSYARPARHVREYLTALGPLLRGEQVDYRGETLTAAGRVEVPGATPPPVLLSALGPVMLGIAGELTDGVVTTWTTPRTTGEYIVPAVTRAASRAGRPAPRVVTTVIVALTTDPEAAVRRVADVYGMAGNLPSYRALLDRQGLTGVHETVVAGDETTVERALRSYADAGATELLVSPFGDHAHRARVLDLLSALRGRT, from the coding sequence ATGAAGTTCGGCGTCCACGTCGGAGAAGAAGGGCTGAGCCTCGACGGGCTGATCGGGCAGGTGCGCACGGCGGCCGAGGCCGGGCTGGACAGCGTGTACGCCAACCAGCTCACCTCGTGGGACGCGGTCACGCTCGCCGCGCTCGCCGCCCGTGAGGTCCCCGGCATCGACGTGGGGACGGCGGTGACCCAGACCTACCCCCGGCATCCGCTGGCGCTCGCCGGACAGGCGCTCACCGCCCAGGCCGCGGGCCGCGGCCGGTTCGTCCTCGGCGTCGGGCCGAGCCACCAGCCGATCATCGAAGGCTGGTTCGGCTACTCCTACGCCCGCCCCGCCCGGCACGTCCGCGAGTACCTGACGGCGCTCGGCCCGCTGCTGCGCGGCGAGCAGGTGGACTACCGCGGCGAGACCCTCACGGCCGCGGGCCGGGTCGAGGTGCCCGGCGCCACGCCCCCGCCCGTCCTGCTGTCGGCGCTCGGCCCCGTCATGCTCGGCATCGCGGGCGAGCTGACCGACGGCGTCGTCACCACCTGGACGACGCCCCGCACGACCGGCGAGTACATCGTCCCCGCCGTCACCCGCGCCGCCTCCCGGGCCGGCCGCCCCGCCCCGCGCGTCGTCACCACGGTCATCGTGGCCCTCACCACCGACCCCGAGGCCGCCGTCCGCCGGGTCGCCGACGTCTACGGCATGGCCGGGAACCTCCCCAGCTACCGCGCCCTGCTCGACCGCCAGGGCCTGACCGGCGTCCACGAGACCGTCGTCGCCGGCGACGAGACCACCGTCGAACGCGCCCTGCGCTCCTACGCCGACGCCGGCGCCACCGAACTCCTCGTCAGCCCCTTCGGCGACCACGCCCACCGCGCCCGCGTCCTCGACCTGCTCAGCGCGCTACGCGGCCGCACGTGA
- a CDS encoding TetR/AcrR family transcriptional regulator: MRADARRNRDLIVATAVELFTGRGPGVSMEEIARAAGLGVGTLYRHFPDRQALLEEIAVDSLRRLLTTGRELAAQGLPGWQVLRLMTEHCVELPLSLTKSLSGAPTAHPELPGLVGDVDALLTRIAEQAQREGAMRPDIPPREVVGLLNVAVCRPGARADDALTTVILDGLRASPA; encoded by the coding sequence GTGCGAGCCGACGCGCGCCGCAACCGCGACCTGATCGTCGCGACCGCGGTCGAGCTGTTCACCGGGCGCGGCCCCGGCGTCTCCATGGAGGAGATCGCGCGGGCGGCCGGCCTCGGCGTCGGCACGCTCTACCGGCACTTCCCCGACCGGCAGGCCCTGCTGGAGGAGATCGCCGTCGACAGCCTGCGCCGGCTCCTGACCACGGGCCGCGAGCTCGCCGCCCAGGGGCTGCCCGGCTGGCAGGTGCTGCGGCTGATGACGGAGCACTGTGTCGAGCTGCCGCTCTCTCTCACCAAGTCGCTCAGCGGCGCGCCCACCGCCCACCCCGAGCTGCCCGGCCTGGTCGGCGACGTGGACGCCCTGCTGACGCGGATCGCCGAGCAGGCCCAGCGGGAAGGGGCCATGCGCCCCGACATCCCGCCGCGCGAGGTCGTCGGCCTGCTCAACGTGGCCGTCTGCCGCCCCGGCGCCCGCGCCGACGACGCCCTCACCACCGTCATCCTCGACGGCCTCCGGGCGTCCCCGGCCTGA
- a CDS encoding CHAT domain-containing protein — MAENREKLLAALRSRTGGYAVLDPSALAEAEALFAATTRVHDLPETCHAAGTLHWRRARSLADERAAHEVDVAVLLFMMVHRSGSPLPLPEPIASSLAEDLADPPGDLTWMRFLEVLETWLSNGADPYRLRLAVHVGRNAARSTPAGHPARSVHLIFLANALRCLFEHSGDLASLDEATEIGQRGAAEAWTDEDRAAFLAGLATSLRVRYEHTGDVSALHRSAETSRWVLRIIPDDHPRRFVVLMELSLALRTLYHRTDDPALLDESCALGAAAIEAFSADSPPPAEMLTNHSSALRALFERTGRQKVLGEAIAVARRAAGRALPRTPVQVACRYNLAGLLREQFEHTGDLPALDEAITLARAVVDVTGPLHPDAPLYRSALTAWLVDRFQRTGDPATLDEAIALGRTALEAVSEEHPLWTQSATNLAVALKAKADHIGDAGLLGEAIALHRRSARNAHGRFRAGAATVLANALLASYELTGDTAALREAIGQGRTALAALSADDPARAICAVNLSHALHELAGATGEDHAAQEAVGLLEEVAGQEQARTAVRIDAARGWGRLAVRRGETEGAARGLAAAVELLPRLAARGLSRSDATRWLAEYARLAGDAAALAVATGRPERAVELLEMGRGVLLAQALDSRTDLTELRERDAALADRFAYLATRLDADETGGPSDSPDLRRELAGELAELTERIRSLPGLDRFLLPPDLTRLRAEARGGPVVMVNVSDHRCDALILTASGVQVQELPALSTRAVHERLAVMRDALACRSSRSEPERERAERAMHATLAWLWDAVAGPVLDRLGLTGAPDGDRRLWWVPCGPMAYFPLHAAGHHQDPPGPGRRTVMDRVTSSYTTTVRALAHARARQAERPGARRPRVLVVAMPETPGATPLPGARVEYSRLSRLFPGLDGLVGRDATRDAVLSRLPGSAWAHFACHAAADPADPSGSHLLVHDHAGRPLDVVEVSRLRLRDAELAYLSACNTAVTAPELADECVHVVTAFQLAGFSHVVGTLWEIGDAVAAQFAGTVYEGLVAAGSDPAHAARCLHRATRALRDRHPDRPTLWASHVHMGA, encoded by the coding sequence ATGGCGGAAAACCGGGAGAAATTGCTGGCTGCCCTCCGGTCGAGGACGGGCGGCTACGCCGTGCTCGATCCGTCCGCGCTCGCCGAGGCCGAGGCGCTCTTCGCCGCCACGACGCGCGTCCACGACCTGCCCGAGACCTGTCACGCGGCCGGGACGCTGCACTGGCGTCGTGCCCGGTCCCTGGCGGACGAACGCGCCGCGCACGAGGTGGACGTCGCCGTCCTGCTGTTCATGATGGTCCACCGGTCGGGTTCGCCGCTGCCGCTGCCGGAGCCGATCGCCTCCTCGCTGGCCGAGGACCTCGCGGACCCTCCGGGTGACCTCACCTGGATGCGCTTCCTGGAAGTGCTCGAAACGTGGCTGTCGAACGGAGCCGATCCGTACCGGCTGCGGCTCGCCGTGCACGTCGGGCGCAACGCCGCGCGGTCCACTCCCGCCGGGCATCCCGCGCGGAGCGTCCACCTGATCTTCCTCGCCAACGCCCTGCGGTGCCTGTTCGAGCACTCCGGCGACCTGGCGAGCCTGGACGAGGCCACCGAGATCGGGCAGCGGGGCGCGGCGGAGGCATGGACGGACGAGGACCGCGCCGCCTTCCTCGCCGGCCTCGCCACCAGCCTGCGGGTCCGTTACGAGCACACCGGCGACGTGTCCGCGCTGCACCGGTCCGCCGAGACCAGCCGGTGGGTGCTGCGCATCATCCCGGACGACCACCCCCGGCGGTTCGTGGTTCTCATGGAGCTGAGCCTGGCCCTGCGCACCCTGTACCACCGCACCGACGACCCTGCGCTGCTCGACGAGTCGTGCGCGCTCGGGGCGGCGGCGATCGAGGCTTTCTCCGCCGACTCTCCGCCGCCCGCCGAGATGCTCACCAACCACAGCAGCGCGCTGCGGGCGCTGTTCGAGCGCACAGGCCGCCAGAAGGTGCTGGGCGAGGCGATCGCCGTCGCCCGCCGGGCGGCCGGGCGGGCCCTACCCCGCACCCCGGTCCAGGTGGCGTGCCGGTACAACCTCGCCGGCCTGCTGCGCGAGCAGTTCGAGCACACCGGGGACCTGCCGGCGCTGGACGAGGCCATCACCCTCGCGCGCGCGGTCGTCGACGTCACGGGCCCGCTCCACCCTGACGCGCCGCTGTACCGGTCGGCGCTCACGGCGTGGCTGGTGGACCGCTTCCAGCGCACCGGCGACCCGGCGACGCTGGACGAGGCGATCGCGCTCGGCCGTACGGCGTTGGAGGCCGTCTCCGAGGAGCATCCCCTTTGGACGCAGTCGGCGACCAACCTCGCCGTCGCGCTGAAGGCCAAGGCCGACCACATCGGCGACGCCGGCCTGCTGGGCGAGGCGATCGCGCTCCACCGGCGGTCCGCGAGGAACGCCCACGGCCGTTTCCGGGCCGGAGCCGCCACCGTACTGGCCAACGCCCTGCTCGCGTCCTACGAGCTCACCGGCGACACGGCCGCCCTGCGCGAGGCGATCGGGCAGGGCAGGACCGCCCTTGCCGCGCTCTCCGCCGACGACCCCGCCCGGGCGATCTGCGCGGTCAACCTGTCCCACGCGCTGCACGAGCTGGCCGGGGCGACCGGCGAGGACCACGCGGCGCAGGAGGCCGTCGGCCTGCTGGAGGAGGTCGCGGGACAGGAGCAGGCCAGGACCGCGGTCCGGATTGACGCCGCCCGCGGCTGGGGCAGGCTGGCGGTGCGCCGCGGTGAGACGGAAGGGGCGGCGCGGGGGCTGGCCGCCGCCGTGGAGTTGCTGCCTCGCCTGGCGGCCCGCGGCCTGTCCCGGTCCGACGCCACGCGCTGGCTCGCCGAGTACGCGCGGCTGGCCGGGGACGCCGCGGCGCTGGCCGTGGCGACCGGACGGCCCGAGCGGGCGGTCGAGCTGCTGGAGATGGGGCGCGGCGTGCTGCTGGCCCAGGCCCTTGACTCGCGTACCGACCTGACCGAGCTGCGCGAGCGGGACGCGGCGCTCGCCGACCGGTTCGCCTACCTGGCCACGCGGCTCGACGCCGACGAGACCGGCGGCCCGTCCGACTCCCCCGACCTGCGCCGGGAACTGGCCGGCGAGCTGGCGGAGTTGACCGAGCGCATCCGGTCGCTGCCCGGCCTCGACCGGTTCCTGCTGCCCCCGGACCTGACGCGTCTGCGCGCCGAGGCGCGCGGCGGCCCGGTCGTCATGGTCAACGTCAGCGACCACCGGTGTGACGCGCTGATCCTCACCGCCTCCGGCGTCCAGGTGCAGGAGCTGCCCGCCCTGAGCACGCGGGCCGTCCACGAACGGCTCGCCGTGATGCGCGACGCGCTGGCTTGCAGGAGCAGCAGGTCGGAGCCGGAACGCGAGCGGGCCGAACGGGCGATGCACGCCACGCTGGCCTGGCTCTGGGACGCCGTCGCGGGCCCGGTCCTCGACCGTCTCGGGCTGACGGGCGCGCCCGACGGTGACCGGCGCCTGTGGTGGGTGCCGTGCGGCCCCATGGCGTACTTCCCCCTGCACGCGGCCGGGCACCACCAGGACCCGCCGGGCCCCGGCCGCCGTACGGTGATGGACCGGGTCACGTCCTCCTACACCACCACCGTCCGGGCGCTGGCCCATGCCCGGGCGCGGCAGGCGGAGCGGCCCGGTGCCCGCCGCCCGCGTGTGCTCGTGGTCGCCATGCCGGAGACGCCCGGCGCGACTCCCCTGCCGGGGGCCCGGGTCGAGTACTCCCGGCTGTCCCGGCTCTTCCCCGGCCTGGACGGGCTGGTCGGCCGGGACGCCACCCGCGACGCCGTCCTGTCCCGGCTTCCCGGCAGCGCCTGGGCGCACTTCGCCTGCCACGCCGCCGCCGACCCCGCCGACCCGTCCGGCAGCCACCTGCTGGTGCACGACCACGCCGGCCGGCCGCTCGACGTGGTCGAGGTGTCCCGGCTCCGGCTACGGGACGCCGAGCTCGCCTACCTGTCGGCCTGCAACACCGCCGTCACCGCGCCGGAGCTGGCCGACGAGTGCGTCCACGTCGTCACGGCCTTCCAGCTCGCCGGGTTCTCGCACGTCGTCGGCACGCTGTGGGAGATCGGCGACGCCGTCGCCGCGCAGTTCGCCGGCACCGTGTACGAGGGCCTGGTCGCGGCGGGCTCCGACCCGGCGCATGCGGCGCGCTGCCTGCACCGGGCGACGCGCGCCCTGCGCGACCGCCATCCGGACAGGCCGACCCTGTGGGCCTCCCACGTCCACATGGGGGCCTAG